A part of Streptomyces sp. NBC_01497 genomic DNA contains:
- a CDS encoding TetR family transcriptional regulator: protein MTGQVRTVDGRVAGRRGQATRQKLLDCLSEMLSSSPYRDVKVIDVARKAGTSPATFYQYFPDVEGAVLELAEEMARESTGLTELVSGRSWTGRAGWQSAEELVDGFLDFWRRHDAILRVIDLGDAEGDKRFSKIRMKILNSITNSLTESVKELQAKGRVDKDVVPAAIAGSLVVMLSAVASHQKGFQSWGVKQADLKPNLALLVHLGVTGRKPTR, encoded by the coding sequence ATGACAGGACAAGTACGAACGGTCGACGGCCGCGTGGCCGGTCGACGCGGCCAGGCGACGCGGCAGAAGCTGCTCGACTGCCTCAGCGAGATGCTCAGCTCCTCGCCGTACCGGGACGTCAAAGTCATCGACGTGGCCCGGAAGGCGGGCACTTCTCCCGCGACGTTCTACCAGTACTTCCCGGACGTGGAAGGCGCGGTACTGGAGCTCGCGGAAGAAATGGCCAGGGAGAGCACCGGGTTGACGGAACTCGTCTCCGGACGCTCCTGGACGGGCCGGGCGGGCTGGCAGTCGGCCGAGGAACTGGTGGACGGATTCCTCGACTTCTGGCGCAGACACGACGCGATTCTCCGGGTGATCGATCTCGGTGACGCGGAAGGGGACAAACGGTTCTCCAAGATCCGTATGAAGATCCTCAACTCGATCACCAACTCCCTCACGGAATCGGTGAAAGAACTCCAGGCGAAGGGCCGGGTCGACAAGGACGTCGTACCGGCGGCGATCGCGGGATCACTCGTCGTGATGCTCTCCGCGGTCGCTTCGCACCAGAAGGGCTTTCAGAGCTGGGGCGTGAAACAGGCGGATCTCAAGCCCAATCTGGCGCTTCTGGTCCATCTCGGTGTGACGGGCCGGAAGCCGACGCGGTAA